One stretch of Streptomyces sp. NBC_00443 DNA includes these proteins:
- the argG gene encoding argininosuccinate synthase, whose protein sequence is MSKVLTSLPTGERVGIAFSGGLDTSVAVAWMRDKGAVPCTYTADIGQYDEPDIASVPGRAKTYGAEVARLVDCRAALVEEGLAALTCGAFHIRSGGRAYFNTTPLGRAVTGTLLVRAMLEDDVQIWGDGSTFKGNDIERFYRYGLLANPKLRIYKPWLDADFVTELGGRKEMSEWLVAHQLPYRDSTEKAYSTDANIWGATHEAKTLEHLDTGVETVQPIMGVRFWDPSVEIAPEDVTIGFEQGRPVTVNGKEFASPVDLVMEANAIGGRHGLGMSDQIENRIIEAKSRGIYEAPGMALLHAAYERLVNAIHNEDTLAQYHNEGRRLGRLMYEGRWLDPQALMIRESLQRWVGAAVTGEVTLRLRRGEDYSILDTTGPAFSYHPDKLSMERTEDSAFGPVDRIGQLTMRNLDIADSRAKLEQYAGMGLIGTGSPAVGAAQAAATGLIGSMPEGGAEAIASRGEVSEEDALLDRAAMESGTD, encoded by the coding sequence ATGAGCAAGGTCCTCACCTCCCTCCCCACCGGCGAGCGCGTCGGCATCGCCTTCTCCGGCGGCCTCGACACTTCGGTCGCGGTTGCCTGGATGCGCGACAAGGGCGCCGTCCCGTGCACCTACACCGCCGACATCGGCCAGTACGACGAGCCCGACATCGCCTCGGTGCCCGGCCGTGCGAAGACCTACGGCGCCGAGGTCGCGCGCCTGGTCGACTGTCGCGCGGCGCTGGTCGAGGAGGGGCTGGCCGCGCTGACCTGCGGCGCGTTCCACATCCGCTCGGGCGGGCGGGCGTACTTCAACACCACGCCGCTCGGCCGCGCGGTCACCGGCACCCTGCTCGTACGCGCGATGCTCGAGGACGACGTCCAGATCTGGGGCGACGGCTCCACCTTCAAGGGCAACGACATCGAGCGGTTCTACCGCTACGGCCTGCTCGCCAACCCGAAGCTGCGGATCTACAAGCCCTGGCTGGACGCGGACTTCGTGACCGAGCTCGGCGGCCGCAAGGAGATGTCGGAGTGGCTGGTCGCGCACCAGCTGCCCTACCGCGACAGCACGGAGAAGGCCTACTCCACCGACGCCAACATCTGGGGCGCCACCCACGAGGCCAAGACGCTGGAACACCTGGACACCGGCGTCGAGACCGTCCAGCCCATCATGGGTGTGCGGTTCTGGGACCCGTCGGTCGAGATCGCCCCCGAGGACGTGACGATCGGCTTCGAGCAGGGCCGCCCGGTCACCGTCAACGGCAAGGAGTTCGCCTCCCCCGTCGACCTGGTGATGGAGGCCAACGCCATCGGCGGCCGCCACGGCCTCGGCATGTCGGACCAGATCGAGAACCGGATCATCGAGGCCAAGAGCCGCGGCATCTACGAGGCGCCCGGCATGGCCCTGCTGCACGCCGCGTACGAGCGCCTGGTCAACGCGATCCACAACGAGGACACCCTCGCCCAGTACCACAACGAGGGCCGGCGCCTCGGCCGCCTCATGTACGAGGGCCGTTGGCTGGACCCGCAGGCGCTGATGATCCGCGAGTCGCTGCAGCGGTGGGTCGGCGCGGCCGTCACCGGCGAGGTCACCCTGCGCCTGCGGCGCGGCGAGGACTACTCGATCCTCGACACCACCGGCCCGGCTTTCAGCTACCACCCGGACAAGCTGTCCATGGAGCGCACCGAGGACTCCGCGTTCGGCCCGGTGGACCGGATCGGCCAGCTCACCATGCGCAACCTCGACATCGCCGACTCGCGCGCCAAGCTGGAGCAGTACGCCGGGATGGGCCTCATCGGCACCGGCAGCCCCGCCGTCGGCGCCGCCCAGGCGGCCGCGACCGGTCTGATCGGCAGCATGCCGGAGGGCGGCGCCGAGGCCATCGCCTCGCGCGGCGAGGTCTCCGAGGAGGACGCGCTGCTGGACCGCGCCGCGATGGAGTCCGGCACGGACTGA
- a CDS encoding class I SAM-dependent methyltransferase, producing MTEKLSQARTEPEYIPGLGKHFLTPLYDVAHHVVGLRKIHQEMITLAALRDGHRVLDVGCGTGNLLRATGQRHRNVDLVGLDPDPKALARAGRKARRAGLTVRLDRGFAQELPYGDGSFDRVFSSLMLHHLDSTSKDALLAEVRRVLRPEGLLVLADAVLDDHGHDHGHGRGRRRGGMRRRMHEQLRDNVSDAVSQRIAASGFTVEPTRTMALRIGGRVGIELAHPSVSAQK from the coding sequence ATGACCGAAAAACTGTCTCAGGCACGTACCGAGCCCGAGTACATCCCGGGCTTGGGCAAGCACTTCCTGACGCCGCTCTACGACGTGGCGCACCATGTGGTCGGGCTGCGCAAGATCCACCAGGAGATGATCACCCTGGCCGCATTGCGGGACGGGCACCGAGTGCTGGACGTCGGTTGCGGCACCGGGAACCTGCTCCGGGCGACCGGTCAGCGGCACCGGAACGTGGACCTCGTCGGGCTGGACCCGGACCCGAAGGCGCTGGCCCGCGCCGGGCGCAAGGCCCGGCGGGCAGGCCTCACCGTACGGCTGGACCGCGGGTTCGCGCAGGAACTGCCTTATGGCGACGGCTCGTTCGACCGGGTCTTCTCCAGCCTGATGCTGCACCACCTGGACAGCACGTCGAAGGACGCGCTGCTCGCCGAAGTACGCCGGGTGCTGCGGCCCGAGGGGCTGCTGGTCCTGGCCGACGCGGTGCTCGACGACCACGGGCATGACCACGGGCACGGCCGAGGGCGCCGACGGGGCGGGATGCGGCGTCGTATGCACGAACAGCTGCGCGACAACGTCAGCGACGCCGTGTCGCAGCGGATCGCCGCATCAGGCTTCACCGTGGAGCCGACCCGCACCATGGCACTGCGGATCGGCGGAAGAGTCGGCATCGAACTCGCTCACCCGAGCGTGTCAGCCCAGAAGTAG
- a CDS encoding radical SAM protein, whose amino-acid sequence MTQASAPRRKVDRDEVFVEFTKSICPLCKTPVDAQVNIRDNRVYLRKRCCEHGEFEALVYGDAEEYVSSARFNKPGTIPLTFQTEVKDGCPSDCGLCPEHKQHACLGIIEVNTGCNLDCPICFADSGHQGDGYSITHDQCERMLDAFVASEGEAEVVMFSGGEPTIHKHILDFIDLAQARPIKNVTLNTNGIRLATDRTFVAELGKRNQAPGRSVNIYLQFDGFDERTHLEIRGRDLRTFKQRALDNCAEAGLTVTLVAAVERGLNEHELGAIIEHGIDHPAVRSVAFQPVTHSGRHVEFDPLNRLTNPDVIKLINAQRPGWFQKGDFFPVPCCFPTCRSITYLLVDGEPGNRTVVPIPRLLNVEDYLDYVTNRVMPDAGIREALEKLWSASAFMGTETTDEQLRATAEALDCADACGIDLPQAVKDLSDKTFMIVVQDFQDPYTLNVKQLMKCCVEEITPDGRLIPFCAYNSVGYREQVREQMSGVPIAPVVPNALPLADRLTTTPYGSKTVHAADEGSSS is encoded by the coding sequence ATGACCCAGGCATCCGCGCCCCGGCGCAAGGTGGACCGCGACGAGGTGTTCGTCGAGTTCACCAAGTCGATCTGCCCGCTGTGCAAGACACCCGTCGACGCGCAGGTCAACATCCGTGACAACAGGGTGTACTTGCGTAAACGCTGCTGCGAGCACGGCGAGTTCGAGGCACTCGTGTACGGGGACGCGGAGGAATACGTGTCCTCGGCCCGGTTCAACAAGCCCGGCACAATCCCGCTCACCTTCCAGACCGAGGTGAAGGACGGCTGCCCCAGCGACTGCGGACTTTGCCCCGAACACAAGCAGCACGCCTGCCTCGGGATCATCGAGGTCAACACCGGCTGCAATCTGGACTGCCCGATCTGCTTCGCCGACTCCGGACACCAAGGCGACGGCTACTCGATCACGCATGATCAGTGCGAGCGGATGCTGGACGCGTTCGTGGCCTCGGAGGGCGAGGCGGAGGTGGTGATGTTCTCCGGCGGGGAACCCACCATCCACAAACACATCCTGGACTTCATCGACCTCGCCCAGGCCCGCCCCATCAAGAACGTCACCCTGAACACGAACGGCATCCGCCTGGCCACCGACCGCACCTTCGTCGCCGAGCTGGGCAAACGCAACCAGGCACCGGGCCGATCCGTGAACATCTACCTCCAGTTCGACGGCTTCGACGAGCGCACCCACCTGGAGATCCGCGGCCGGGACCTGCGTACGTTCAAGCAGCGGGCCCTGGACAACTGCGCGGAAGCCGGGCTGACCGTCACCCTCGTCGCCGCCGTCGAACGCGGCCTGAACGAACACGAGCTGGGGGCGATCATCGAGCACGGCATCGACCACCCCGCCGTACGCTCCGTGGCCTTCCAGCCGGTCACCCACTCCGGCCGGCACGTGGAGTTCGACCCGCTGAACCGGCTCACCAACCCCGACGTCATCAAGCTCATCAACGCCCAGCGCCCCGGGTGGTTCCAGAAGGGCGACTTCTTCCCCGTACCCTGCTGCTTCCCGACCTGCCGCTCCATCACCTACCTCCTCGTGGACGGCGAGCCCGGCAACCGCACCGTCGTGCCGATCCCGCGGCTGCTGAACGTGGAGGACTACCTCGACTACGTCACCAACCGGGTCATGCCCGACGCCGGAATCCGCGAGGCCCTGGAGAAGCTGTGGTCAGCCTCAGCGTTCATGGGCACCGAGACCACCGATGAGCAACTGCGGGCCACCGCCGAGGCCCTGGACTGCGCGGACGCGTGCGGCATCGACCTGCCGCAGGCCGTGAAGGACCTCAGCGACAAGACGTTCATGATCGTGGTGCAGGACTTCCAGGACCCCTACACCCTCAACGTCAAGCAGCTGATGAAGTGCTGCGTCGAGGAGATCACCCCCGACGGCCGGCTCATCCCGTTCTGCGCCTACAACTCCGTCGGCTACCGCGAACAGGTCCGCGAGCAGATGTCCGGCGTGCCCATCGCCCCGGTCGTCCCCAACGCCCTGCCGCTCGCCGACCGCCTCACCACGACACCGTACGGATCAAAGACCGTCCATGCCGCAGACGAGGGGTCCTCGTCGTGA
- a CDS encoding SRPBCC family protein: protein MSRRLVRTAAWTATAAAVAVGGYAGLVSGALPVDLGVGRRVRPLGPQALDITAPRDVVFDVIAQPYLGRTTRAMREKVRVLERGSDMVLAAHSTPLGGRWKAVTVETVRFSRPERVDFRLVRGPVPYVVESFTLAELPAGTRLLYEGEMGTDLWRAGAWWGEKVAGRWEATVAGSLAAVKLEAERRARR, encoded by the coding sequence GTGAGCCGCCGCCTGGTCCGGACGGCAGCCTGGACGGCGACCGCGGCAGCCGTGGCCGTCGGCGGATACGCCGGGCTGGTCAGCGGGGCGCTGCCGGTCGACCTGGGCGTGGGCCGACGCGTCAGACCACTCGGGCCGCAGGCCCTGGACATCACGGCACCCCGGGACGTCGTCTTCGACGTGATCGCCCAGCCGTACCTGGGCCGCACCACCCGGGCCATGCGGGAGAAGGTGCGAGTTCTCGAGCGCGGCAGCGACATGGTGCTGGCCGCCCACTCCACGCCCCTGGGCGGACGGTGGAAGGCGGTGACGGTGGAGACGGTGCGGTTCAGCCGGCCTGAGCGCGTCGACTTCCGCCTCGTGCGCGGGCCGGTCCCGTACGTCGTGGAGTCGTTCACCCTGGCCGAACTGCCCGCGGGGACCCGCTTGTTGTACGAAGGGGAGATGGGCACCGACCTGTGGCGGGCTGGAGCCTGGTGGGGTGAGAAGGTGGCCGGCCGCTGGGAGGCGACCGTCGCCGGATCGCTCGCCGCCGTCAAGCTGGAGGCGGAACGCAGGGCCCGCCGCTGA
- a CDS encoding methyltransferase domain-containing protein has product MAAQDELDEAMVEAFMEKALGDISGTMITGLCHPGDRLGLFKDLAVGGPVGSQELADRLELNERYVREWLRGMTAAGYLKEPEPGRFTLPAEHAPALADENGPMFLGGVYQMMPAAMAPYERLIEAFRRGGGVRQSDYPDILWDGMSRFTGSWFESAMVDDWLSTFPHVVEKLERGIDVADIGCGAGRAQIVLAERFPRSRFTGFDSFPGQVERARANAEKAGVADRVTFEIGDVAQGLPGRYDLVTTFDVVHDAAQPKRLLAAIRAAVKDDGDYLMLEINCEDRPEDNVGPVAAMFYGFSVFYCMTTSLASGGAALGTCGMSEAVVREMCAEAGFSEVARSTADDPFNVLYDIKP; this is encoded by the coding sequence GTGGCGGCACAGGACGAATTGGACGAGGCAATGGTCGAAGCCTTCATGGAGAAGGCGCTCGGGGACATCAGCGGGACGATGATCACCGGTCTGTGCCATCCGGGCGATCGTCTGGGCCTGTTCAAGGACCTCGCGGTGGGCGGCCCCGTCGGCAGTCAGGAGCTCGCGGACCGTCTGGAACTGAATGAGCGTTACGTACGTGAGTGGCTGCGCGGTATGACCGCGGCGGGCTATCTGAAGGAGCCGGAGCCTGGGCGCTTCACCCTTCCCGCCGAGCACGCGCCCGCCCTGGCCGACGAGAACGGGCCCATGTTCCTCGGCGGCGTGTACCAGATGATGCCCGCTGCCATGGCGCCGTACGAACGACTGATCGAGGCGTTCCGGAGAGGGGGAGGCGTACGGCAGAGCGACTACCCGGACATCCTGTGGGACGGCATGAGCCGTTTCACGGGCAGCTGGTTCGAGAGTGCGATGGTCGACGACTGGCTGAGCACCTTCCCCCATGTCGTCGAAAAGCTGGAGCGCGGCATCGACGTGGCGGACATCGGCTGCGGGGCGGGCCGTGCCCAGATCGTGCTCGCCGAGAGGTTCCCCCGCTCCCGTTTCACGGGGTTCGACAGCTTCCCCGGCCAGGTGGAACGTGCCCGGGCGAACGCGGAGAAGGCCGGTGTTGCCGACCGCGTGACCTTCGAGATCGGCGATGTGGCCCAGGGGCTTCCCGGGCGCTACGACCTCGTCACCACCTTCGACGTCGTCCACGACGCGGCGCAGCCGAAGCGGCTGCTCGCCGCCATCAGGGCCGCGGTCAAGGACGACGGCGACTACCTGATGCTGGAGATCAACTGCGAGGACCGCCCCGAGGACAACGTGGGCCCTGTTGCCGCGATGTTCTACGGGTTCAGCGTCTTCTACTGCATGACCACGTCCCTGGCGAGCGGCGGGGCAGCCCTGGGAACGTGCGGTATGTCCGAGGCGGTCGTACGCGAGATGTGCGCCGAGGCGGGCTTCAGCGAGGTGGCCCGGTCCACGGCTGATGACCCTTTCAACGTCCTCTACGACATCAAACCGTAG
- a CDS encoding class I SAM-dependent methyltransferase — protein MTEHPTGEQMKACCAAAYSSDVVSLLLGDSYHPGGSALTRRLADALALTPAARVLDVACGRGTTALLLADAYGAEVDGVDYSAANIALAQGAVQAAGLAGRARLTTGDAERLPYPDTVFDAVVCECALCTFPDKARAAAEFARVLRPGGRLGITDVTIAPPRLPPELTGLGARIACIADARPLPEYGEILAAAGLRTVRTERHDQAMLRMIDQIEARLNLLRMTARDKLATAGLDLDAAPAVLQAARTAVSDGALGYALLVAEKSPAA, from the coding sequence GTGACCGAGCACCCCACGGGGGAGCAGATGAAGGCGTGCTGCGCCGCCGCGTACTCCTCCGACGTCGTCTCCCTGCTGCTCGGCGACTCCTACCACCCCGGCGGATCCGCCCTGACCCGCCGCCTCGCCGACGCGCTCGCCCTCACCCCGGCCGCGCGGGTGCTCGACGTGGCCTGCGGACGCGGAACCACCGCGCTGCTGCTCGCCGACGCCTACGGCGCCGAGGTGGACGGGGTCGACTATTCCGCCGCCAACATCGCCCTGGCCCAAGGCGCGGTCCAGGCCGCAGGGCTCGCCGGCAGGGCTCGCCTCACCACGGGGGATGCCGAGCGCCTGCCCTACCCCGATACCGTCTTCGACGCCGTGGTGTGCGAGTGCGCGCTGTGCACCTTCCCCGACAAGGCGCGGGCCGCAGCAGAGTTCGCCCGGGTTCTCCGGCCCGGCGGCCGGCTCGGCATCACGGACGTCACCATCGCCCCGCCGCGCCTCCCGCCCGAACTCACCGGGCTCGGCGCCCGCATCGCCTGTATCGCCGACGCCCGGCCGCTTCCGGAGTACGGCGAGATCCTGGCCGCCGCGGGCCTGCGCACCGTACGCACCGAGCGACACGACCAGGCGATGCTGCGGATGATCGACCAGATCGAGGCCAGGCTGAACCTGCTGCGCATGACCGCGCGAGACAAACTCGCCACCGCCGGCCTGGACCTCGACGCCGCCCCCGCCGTCCTGCAGGCGGCCCGCACCGCCGTTTCCGACGGGGCCCTCGGCTACGCCCTCCTCGTGGCGGAGAAGTCCCCAGCAGCGTAA
- a CDS encoding MauE/DoxX family redox-associated membrane protein codes for MVLRIVLGALFVAMAAGQLASFRRMPGILAAYGLVSGAGATALAVALIAGELGCGVWFLARPRSRARVQVWVFTGVAVVWALLAAQAYARGLTVANCGCFGRYLPQRLSWFVLVQDALLLLYAGLLLRGSAAAPVGAGGADNRDGLRNEEADV; via the coding sequence ATGGTGCTGCGGATCGTGCTGGGTGCGCTGTTCGTCGCGATGGCGGCCGGGCAGCTTGCGTCCTTCCGGCGGATGCCGGGCATTCTGGCCGCGTACGGGTTGGTCTCGGGGGCGGGCGCGACCGCGCTCGCTGTGGCACTGATCGCGGGCGAGCTGGGGTGCGGGGTGTGGTTCCTGGCCCGCCCGCGATCCCGCGCGAGGGTGCAGGTGTGGGTGTTCACCGGCGTCGCGGTGGTGTGGGCGCTGCTGGCGGCACAGGCGTACGCACGCGGGCTCACCGTGGCCAACTGCGGCTGCTTCGGCCGCTATCTGCCCCAGCGGCTGAGCTGGTTCGTGCTGGTCCAGGACGCACTGCTGCTGCTCTACGCCGGTCTGCTGCTGCGCGGCAGCGCGGCTGCGCCTGTCGGCGCGGGTGGTGCCGACAACAGGGATGGGCTGCGCAATGAGGAGGCGGACGTGTGA
- a CDS encoding DUF4236 domain-containing protein — translation MPLTFRKSFRILPGVRLNINRHSWSLTTGGKHGPRRTHSSTGRRTTSMDLPGPFGWRRTRNARRR, via the coding sequence ATGCCCCTCACATTCCGCAAGAGTTTTCGGATCCTGCCCGGTGTACGGCTGAACATCAACCGGCACTCCTGGTCCCTCACCACCGGTGGCAAGCACGGGCCGCGCCGCACACACAGCAGCACCGGACGTCGTACGACATCGATGGATTTGCCCGGACCTTTCGGGTGGCGCCGCACCCGTAACGCCAGGCGGCGTTGA
- the acnA gene encoding aconitate hydratase AcnA yields the protein MSANSFDARSTLQVGDESYEIFRLDKVEGSARLPYSLKVLLENLLRTEDGANITADHIRALGGWDSQAQPSQEIQFTPARVIMQDFTGVPCVVDLATMREAVKELGGDPAKVNPLSPAELVIDHSVIADKFGTNDAFAQNVELEYGRNRERYQFLRWGQTAFDDFKVVPPGTGIVHQVNIEHLARTVMVRNGQAYPDTLVGTDSHTTMVNGLGVLGWGVGGIEAEAAMLGQPVSMLIPRVVGFKLTGELKPGTTATDLVLTITEMLRKHGVVGKFVEFYGEGVAATSLANRATIGNMSPEFGSTAAIFPIDGETIKYLKLTGRDAQQLALVEAYAKEQGLWLDPKAEPDFSEKLELDLSTVVPSIAGPKRPQDRIVLANAAEQFKADVRNYVDSVDEAGQESFPASDAPAVAPNGAPSNPVTVTAPDGSTYEIDHGAVTVAAITSCTNTSNPYVMVAAALVAKKAVEKGLTRKPWVKTTLAPGSKVVTDYFDKAGLTPYLDKVGFNLVGYGCTTCIGNSGPLPEEVSKAVNDHDLAVTSVLSGNRNFEGRINPDVKMNYLASPPLVVAYALAGSMKVDITRDALGVDQEGKPVFLADIWPSEAEVNDVVANAIGEDMFNKSYQDVFAGDAQWQALPIPTGNTFEWDAESTYVRKPPYFEGMTMETTPVSDITGARVLAKLGDSVTTDHISPAGAIKADTPAGKYLTEHGVERRDFNSYGSRRGNHEVMIRGTFANIRLRNQLAPGTEGGYTRDFTQADGPVSFIYDASRNYIEQGTPLVILGGKEYGSGSSRDWAAKGTALLGVKAVITESYERIHRSNLIGMGVLPLQFPEGQSAASLGLTGEETFSFTGVEELNNGTTPRTVKVSTDTGVEFDAVVRIDTPGEADYYRNGGIMQYVLRSLIRK from the coding sequence GTGTCGGCGAACAGCTTCGACGCCCGCAGCACGCTGCAGGTGGGCGACGAGTCGTACGAGATCTTCCGGCTGGACAAGGTCGAGGGCTCCGCGCGCCTCCCCTACAGCCTGAAGGTGCTGCTGGAGAACCTCCTCCGCACCGAGGACGGCGCGAACATCACCGCCGACCACATCCGCGCCCTCGGCGGCTGGGACTCCCAGGCCCAGCCGTCGCAGGAGATCCAGTTCACGCCGGCCCGCGTGATCATGCAGGACTTCACCGGCGTGCCCTGTGTCGTGGACCTCGCCACCATGCGTGAGGCCGTGAAGGAGCTCGGCGGCGACCCCGCGAAGGTCAACCCGCTCTCCCCGGCCGAGCTGGTCATCGACCACTCCGTCATCGCCGACAAGTTCGGCACCAACGACGCCTTCGCGCAGAACGTCGAGCTGGAGTACGGCCGCAACCGCGAGCGCTACCAGTTCCTGCGCTGGGGCCAGACCGCCTTCGACGACTTCAAGGTGGTCCCGCCCGGCACCGGCATCGTCCACCAGGTGAACATCGAGCACCTGGCGCGCACGGTCATGGTCCGTAACGGCCAGGCCTACCCCGACACCCTCGTCGGCACCGACTCGCACACCACCATGGTCAACGGCCTCGGCGTCCTCGGCTGGGGCGTCGGCGGCATCGAGGCCGAGGCCGCGATGCTCGGCCAGCCGGTCTCCATGCTCATCCCGCGCGTCGTCGGCTTCAAGCTGACCGGTGAGCTCAAGCCCGGCACCACCGCCACCGACCTCGTGCTGACCATCACCGAGATGCTCCGCAAGCACGGCGTCGTCGGCAAGTTCGTCGAGTTCTACGGCGAGGGCGTCGCCGCCACTTCGCTGGCCAACCGCGCCACCATCGGCAACATGTCGCCGGAGTTCGGCTCCACCGCCGCGATCTTCCCGATCGACGGCGAGACCATCAAGTACCTGAAGCTGACCGGCCGTGACGCCCAGCAGCTCGCGTTGGTCGAGGCGTACGCCAAGGAGCAGGGCCTCTGGCTGGACCCGAAGGCCGAGCCGGACTTCTCCGAGAAGCTCGAGCTGGACCTCTCCACGGTCGTCCCGTCCATCGCCGGCCCGAAGCGCCCGCAGGACCGCATCGTCCTCGCGAACGCCGCCGAGCAGTTCAAGGCCGACGTCCGCAACTACGTCGACTCCGTGGACGAGGCGGGCCAGGAGTCCTTCCCGGCCTCCGACGCGCCGGCCGTCGCCCCGAACGGCGCCCCGTCGAACCCGGTCACCGTCACCGCCCCCGACGGCTCGACGTACGAGATCGACCACGGTGCGGTCACGGTCGCGGCCATCACCTCCTGCACCAACACCTCCAACCCGTACGTCATGGTCGCCGCCGCGCTGGTGGCCAAGAAGGCGGTCGAGAAGGGCCTGACCCGCAAGCCGTGGGTCAAGACCACCCTCGCCCCGGGTTCGAAGGTCGTCACCGACTACTTCGACAAGGCGGGCCTGACCCCGTACCTCGACAAGGTCGGCTTCAACCTCGTCGGCTACGGCTGCACCACCTGCATCGGCAACTCCGGCCCACTGCCGGAGGAGGTCTCCAAGGCCGTCAACGACCACGACCTCGCGGTCACCTCGGTCCTCTCCGGCAACCGGAACTTCGAGGGCCGTATCAACCCCGACGTCAAGATGAACTACCTGGCCTCCCCGCCGCTGGTCGTCGCGTACGCCCTCGCGGGCTCCATGAAGGTGGACATCACGCGCGACGCCCTCGGCGTCGACCAGGAGGGCAAGCCGGTCTTCCTGGCCGACATCTGGCCCTCCGAGGCCGAGGTCAACGACGTCGTGGCGAACGCCATCGGCGAGGACATGTTCAACAAGTCCTACCAGGACGTCTTCGCGGGCGACGCCCAGTGGCAGGCCCTGCCGATCCCGACCGGCAACACCTTCGAGTGGGACGCGGAGTCGACGTACGTCCGCAAGCCCCCGTACTTCGAGGGCATGACGATGGAGACCACCCCGGTCTCCGACATCACCGGCGCCCGCGTCCTGGCCAAGCTCGGCGACTCGGTGACGACGGACCACATCTCGCCCGCCGGCGCCATCAAGGCCGACACCCCGGCCGGCAAGTACCTCACGGAGCACGGCGTCGAGCGTCGTGACTTCAACTCCTACGGCTCGCGCCGAGGCAACCACGAGGTCATGATCCGCGGCACGTTCGCCAACATCCGCCTGCGCAACCAGCTCGCGCCGGGGACGGAAGGCGGCTACACCCGCGACTTCACCCAGGCCGACGGCCCGGTGTCGTTCATCTACGACGCCTCGCGCAACTACATCGAGCAGGGCACCCCGCTCGTCATCCTGGGCGGCAAGGAGTACGGCTCCGGCTCGTCCCGCGACTGGGCCGCCAAGGGCACCGCCCTGCTCGGCGTCAAGGCCGTCATCACCGAGTCGTACGAGCGCATCCACCGCTCGAACCTCATCGGCATGGGCGTCCTGCCGCTGCAGTTCCCGGAGGGCCAGAGCGCCGCGTCCCTCGGCCTGACCGGCGAGGAGACCTTCTCCTTCACCGGCGTCGAGGAGCTCAACAACGGCACCACGCCGCGCACGGTCAAGGTCAGCACCGACACGGGCGTCGAGTTCGACGCGGTCGTCCGCATCGACACCCCCGGTGAGGCCGACTACTACCGCAACGGCGGCATCATGCAGTACGTGCTGCGCTCCCTGATCCGCAAGTAA
- a CDS encoding helix-turn-helix transcriptional regulator, which translates to MRTAPSRDRPATYSMQPAPGELPVATWRLEHGWESTGWESTSSFEEHAHDFPGLAYFQTTGGLLRTGRRAWPIEAGDLFVIAPGDVMGQIHATDLTHARGWGVFFTADALGPDVPGAHLAWRTHPLLFPFVRGGAIGALRVRVPEADRPEWTARIQALHDELAQRRDGYREAALAHLTLMLVGVSRLAADVVGDLRENREPLLAEVFEVIEQRYPQPLSLRDVAAAVGISPGHLTSTVRRRTGRTVQEWITERRMVQARRLLAATVLPISEIGRQVGFPDAGYFARTFGKVHGMSPAQWRRAGADPGSRPRRQEVAQSGGRQGGVEGMRSS; encoded by the coding sequence GTGCGAACCGCGCCCAGCCGGGACCGGCCGGCTACCTACTCGATGCAGCCGGCACCCGGCGAGCTGCCCGTGGCGACCTGGCGGCTGGAGCACGGCTGGGAGAGCACCGGCTGGGAGAGCACCAGCAGCTTCGAGGAGCACGCGCACGACTTCCCCGGCCTGGCGTACTTCCAGACCACCGGCGGGCTGCTGCGCACCGGCCGGCGGGCCTGGCCGATCGAGGCCGGCGACCTGTTCGTGATCGCGCCCGGCGACGTGATGGGCCAAATCCACGCCACCGACCTGACCCACGCCCGCGGCTGGGGCGTGTTCTTCACCGCCGACGCGCTCGGCCCGGACGTCCCCGGCGCCCACCTGGCCTGGCGCACCCACCCTCTGCTGTTCCCGTTCGTCCGCGGAGGGGCGATCGGCGCCCTGCGGGTGCGGGTGCCCGAAGCGGACCGGCCCGAGTGGACCGCCCGGATCCAGGCCCTGCACGACGAACTGGCGCAGCGCCGGGATGGCTACCGGGAGGCCGCGCTGGCCCACCTGACGCTGATGCTGGTCGGAGTGTCACGGCTCGCCGCTGACGTCGTGGGCGACCTGCGCGAGAACCGGGAACCACTGCTCGCCGAGGTGTTCGAGGTCATCGAGCAGCGCTACCCACAACCGCTGTCTCTGCGCGACGTGGCCGCCGCGGTCGGCATCTCCCCGGGCCACCTCACCTCGACGGTACGCCGACGGACCGGACGTACGGTGCAGGAGTGGATCACCGAGCGGCGGATGGTGCAAGCCCGGCGGCTGCTGGCCGCGACCGTACTGCCAATCAGTGAGATAGGCAGGCAGGTCGGCTTCCCGGACGCCGGCTACTTCGCCCGCACCTTCGGCAAGGTGCACGGAATGAGCCCCGCACAGTGGCGGCGAGCCGGCGCCGATCCCGGAAGCAGGCCGAGACGCCAAGAGGTCGCGCAATCAGGCGGCCGACAGGGCGGCGTTGAGGGCATGCGCTCCAGCTAG